The genomic DNA GGCCTGCTTGGCGACCGCCCGCAGCGCCAGCGCTCCCGCGACCACGAGGCCGATGACCACCGCGTAGACGAGGTCCAGCGCGAGAGTGGCCACCGCGGTGAGCACCAGGATCAGCGCGTCCGAGCGTGTGGCCCGGGCCATGGCCCGCAGCGAGCCGACCTCGATCATGCGGACCGCGGTGGCCAGCAGGACACCGGCGAGCGCGGCGAGCGGAATCCGGGACACGAGCGGCGCGAGGGTGAAGACGATCACCGCCAGAACGACGGCGTGGGTGAACGACGAGAGCCGGGAGCTCGCGCCCGCACGCACGTTGACGGCGGTGCGGGCGATGGCTCCGGTCGCGGGAACTCCGCCGAACAGGGGTGCGGCGATGTTCGCCAGCCCCTGCCCGAACAGCTCGCGGTCGGGGTCGTGCCGCTGGCCGACTGTCATGCCGTCGGCGACGGACGCCGACAGCAGCGACTCCAGGGCGGCCAGCGCCGCCACCGCCACGGCGGGAGTGAGCAGCGAACCGAGTGCGGACAGGTCCAGGAAGGCCAGTGAGGGTGCCGGCAGACCGGACGGGAGGTCGCCGATCGGCCGGGCGCCGTCCAGACCCGCGAACCGGGCGACCGCCGTGGCGGCGATCACCGCGAGGATCGAGAAGGGGACCTTCGGCCACCGGCGGGCACCGAGCAGCATGACGGCGGCGACCGAGAGGGCGAGCGCAACCGCGGTCCAGTTCGGGTGCTGCGCGAACTCCCGCAGGGCGCGCCAGGCGACGACCAGCACCCGCTCGCCCTCGGGCTTGGCCACGCCCAGCGCGTCCGGGAGCTGTTGCAGGGCGATCACGCAGGCGATGCCGAGGGTGAACCCCTCCACCACCGGCGCGGGCACGTACCGCATGTACGTGCCGGCCCGGAGCGCCGCCAGCGCGACGAGCAGCACGCCCGCCATCAGCCCCACGGCGAGAACCCCGGACGGCCCGTGCTCGGCCACGATGGGCACAAGGACCACCGTCATGGCGCCCGTCGGCCCGGAGACCTGGAGGTTCGAACCGCCGAACACGGCGGCCAGGGCGCCCGCGACCACCGCGGTCGCCAGCCCCGCCTCGGCGCCGAGTCCGGAGGAGATCCCGAAGCCCAGAGCGAGTGGCAGTGCCACGATCGCCACCGTCAGCCCGGCCAGCAGATCCCTGCGCGGGCTTCGGCGCAGCTGCGCCACATCGGTACGCCTGGGCAGCAGCTCCCAGAGCCGAGCGCCTGCCGACACGAACGCCTCCCTCGTCGGGGCCCGCGGCTACCGGCGGGCCCAGCCAATGAAGGATCTAATGAATTGCAAAGTTTCGCAATTTCGCATGTCGTGGACCGGGCTGCGCGGGGCCGGAGCCGGGGCCGGGGCTGGGGCCCGCAGACGTGCGGCACGGGGCCGGAACGGCTCAGGCCAGCGCGTTCACCGCGGCCGAGAACACGCGGGGCAGACGAGCGGCGGCGGGCATGATGCGGGGAGCGAGCGCGGGCTGGAGGCGGGCCCGCAGCAGCAGTTCGGTCAGCAGCCGGTGCCGGCGGGTCGCTCTGCGCCAGTCGGTCTCGTAATGGCCGGGCGTGCCCCGGCGCAGGTTGGCGACCAGGGCCTCGGCGCCGACGAGGGCGAGGGCGACGCCCTCACCGGTCAGGGCATCGACGTAGCCGGCGGCGTCGCCGACGAACAGGATCCTGCCGTGGGCCCGGGTGCGGGCCCGCTGCCGCAGGGGTCCGGCGCCCCGCACCGAGGTGACGGCCCGGTCCGGCGACAGGCGGGCCGCCAGAGTGGGAAAGCCCTCCAGCTGGGTGGTGAAGGAGGCGCGCCGGGTGGTCAGCACGGCGATGCCGACGAGCCGGGGGCCGATCGGGGTGACGTACGCCTCCGCGTCGCTGCCCCAGTGCACTTCGACGTACGGCGACCAGGGCGCCACCGCGTAGTGCCGGCGCAGCCCGTAGCGGGGTGCGCCGCGGGTTTCCACCTCCAGACCGAGCGAACGGCGCACACGTGAGTGCAAGCCGTCCGCCGCGACCAGCCACCGGGAGCGCAGCCCCGTCCCGGGCACGCTCACGCCCGCGTGGTCCTGCCGCACCTCTCCCACGCGCAGCGGCAGCACGGGCACGCCGGCCGCCAGCACGGCGCGGTGCAGCACGCCGTGCAGGTCGGTGCGGCGGACGCCCATGCCGGGGCCGTGGCGGAAGGCGGCCTGGACCCGGCGAGCGCCCTGGACGTACCGGATGCCGCTGACGGGGACGCCGGGGACCTCCAGGCCGAGCGCGGCGAGCGAGCGGACCGCGCCCGGCATCAGCCCCTCGCCGCACGCCTTGTCGACCGGCGCCGGGCGCGGCTCGACGACGACCGTGTCCAGACCGGCGCGCGCCGCGTGCAGGGCGGTGGCGAGACCGGCGGGCCCGCCCCCGACGATCACCAGGTCGTGGCGGGCACTCACGCGGGCGCCGCCTGGGCGAGGGCCGTGTTCTCACAGCGCAGGCGGACGGTGAGCAGCATCGCGTTGGCCGCGGTGAAGGCGGCCGCGGTCAGCCACGCGGAATGCACCAGGGGCAGGGCCGCCACCTCCACCACCACCGCGACGTAGTTGGGGTGCCGCAGGAAGCGGTACGGTCCGGCACCGACCGGCCGCGCTCCCGGAACGACGATCACCCGGGTGTTCCAGAAGGGCCCGAGCGTCGCGATGCACCACCAGCGCACGGCCTGCGCCAGGAGCGCGAGGGCCAGCATGGGCCACCCAAGGGCGGGCAGGAACGGGCGGTCGGCCAGCAGGGGTTCGAGCAGACAGCACGCGAGCAGCCCGGTGTGCAGGGCGACCATCACGGGGTAGTGGCCACGGCCGTGCTCCACTCCGGCGCGGGCGAGCGTCCACGCCGCGTTGCGGCGGGCGACGACGAGTTCGGCCACGCGTTCGGCGGCGACGGCGAGGACGAGAAGCGTGTACCACGGCATGAGAGCACCTCACCAGCGCAGCAGGACGAGTTCGGAGCAGAACCCCGGGCCCATCGCCAGGAGCAGTCCCCAGGTGCCGGACTCCGGTGTACGTCGGGCCCGGATGCCCTCCAGGATGTGCAGCACGGACACGGACGACATGTTCCCCACCGCGGCGAGGGAGCGCCGTGAGGCGTCCAGGGCGTCCTCGGACAGGCCGAGGGTCTCGCTCACCGCCGACAGGATCCGAGGGCCTCCGGGGTGGCAGATCCAGGTTCCGATGTCGTCCACGGTCAGCTCGTGCTCGGCCAGGAACGCGCGCAGCTGCCGGCCGAAGTGGCCCCGGACGATGTCCGGGACACCGGCGTCGATCACGACGCGGAAGCCGTCGGCGCCGATCTCCCATCCGAGGAGCTGCTCGGTACCCGGGTACAGGTGACTGCGCGTGGCGACCACGCGGGGACCGGCGGAGGGTGCGACCGTTGCGCTGCTGCTGCTGCTGCTGCTGCCGCCGCCGTCGGTGTTGTCGCCGCGGGCGACGAGTGCGGCGGCGCCGTCGCCGAAGAGCGCCCCGGCCACGAGGTTGGCACGCGAGCCGTCACCGCGCTGGAGCGTCAGCGAGCACAGCTCCACGGTGAGCAGCACGGCGGTGTCGTCGGGGTGCCCGCGGAGGTGGTCGTGCACCCGGGCGAGACCGGCGGCGCCCGCGACGCAGCCGAGCCCGAACAGCGGAAGCCGCTTGACGTCGGGTCGCAGCCCCATGCGCCCGGCCAGCCGGGCGTCGAGCGACGGAGCGGCCACGCCCGTGATCGAGGCGAACACCAGCAGGTCGACGTCGGCCGGTGCCAGCCCCGCCTCCCGCAGCGCGCCCGAGAGGGCCTCCTCGCCCAGGGCGAGACCCGCCTCGATCCACGCGTCGTTGCTCTGCCCGAAGTCACCGAGCCCGGCGTACTGCTCGATCGGCAGGGCGAGGTGACGCGTACGCACCCCCGCGGACGCGTGCACGCGGTGCAGCAGGGCGCGGTCCGCCCCGGGGGACAGGCACAGGTCGCCGATGGGCCCGGTGAGCTCGTGCTGGGCGTACCGGTGCGGGGGCAGCGCGCAGCGCACGGCGGCGATACGGGGACCCGCCTCCCACGGCGGCGTCGGGCGCCGCGCGGGGGAAGGGGGAGGCGACGGGGAGGGAGCATGGTCGACGATCACGGGGACACGCATGTCGTCCATGCCTTCCTCGGCCGCCGGTCCCACTACCGTGCGTACGTGTCACTCCACCCGTCTGGGGTTCTCCCGCGCCCGTCGAGCAGAGTCGTGGCGCTGCTGCGGGCCTGCCATCCGGAACCGACGATCGCCGTCACCGTCTTCGTGTCGGTCCTGGCGGTCGGAGCCGGCCGCGGGCCGGCCGGGTCGGCGGCCGTGGCCCTCGCCGTACTCGCCGGCCAGCTCTCGATCGGTTGGTGCAACGACGCGGTCGACGCACGGCGCGACACGGCCTGCCGACGCGGTGACAAACCGGTGGGCACCGGGGAGCTTCCGCGTGCCGCTGCCGCCGCCGCGGCGGGCACGGCCCTGGTCCTGTGCGTACCCCTGTCCCTGGTCTGCGGGCTCGCCGCGGGAGCGGCCCACCTCGTGGGGGTGGCCGCCGGCTGGGCGTACAACCTGCGGCTGAAGCGGACGGTCCTCTCGCCGCTGCCGTACGCCGTGGGCTTCGCCTCCCTGCCGGCCTTCGTCGCCCTCGGTCCGCCCCTGTCGGCCTGGCCCGCCTGGTGGGCGATGACCGCGGGAGCCCTGCTGGGCGTGGGGGCCCACCTGGCGAATGTGCTTCCGGACATCGAGGACGACCTCGCCACGGGGGTGCGCGGGCTGCCCCAGCGGCTGCACCGCTCGGCGTGCCGCCGGCTGGCGCCGGTCGTGATGTCGGCCGCCGTGGGAGTGCTCGTCGTGGGACCGCCCGGCGCGGCCGGAGTCATGGACCGGGTGCTGACGGGGGCGGCGGTGGTCGCCGCCGTGGCGGGCACGGCCGTGCGGTCGGGAGCCCGCAGCCGGTGGCCGTTCCGGGCGGCCATCGTGGTGGCCGGCATCGCGGTGACGCAACTGCTGCTGCACGCTCCCGACATGAGCTGAGCGCGGGTTCCGAACCGGGGCCCCGGCCGCTCTCGAACGTGCCGGCGGCAGCGTGCGCCGTCGGCCGCACTCCGAACAGACGCGGTGCGTTGGTCGGTTCGCCGGTCCTGAGGTGCACTGAGACCGGTGGCCCCGCAGTGGGGCCGTGTGCCGCCCGCGAGGCGGCCCGACGGTCGAGGAGACCCTCATGAAACGCATCAGGACAGTCACCGCGCTGGCCGCGGCGCTGCTGATCGCCGGCGCGGCGGCCGGGTGCTCGGACGACGGTGGCGCAGGCAGCGCCGGCGGTACGGAGACCCGCAACGCCGCGGACGCACCGGACACCGACGTCGTACCGGCCGCGACCTCGTCGAGCGCCCCCGCGGTCGACGTCAAGGACGGCACCTACGGGAAGACGCTCGTCGACGAGAAGGGCCGGACCCTCTACCTCTTCGAGAAGGACTCGAAGGACAAGTCGAAGTGCGACGACGACTGTGCCAAGGCGTGGCCACCGTTCACGGTCAAGTCGACCCCGACCGCGGGCAAGGGGGTGAAGAAGGACCTGCTCAAGACCACCAAGCGGGACGACGGCTCCGAACAGGTGACGTACAACGGGCACCCGCTCTACCGGTTCGCCGACGACCAGAAGCCCGGTGACACCAACGGGCAGGACGTCGACGCCTTCGGCGCCAAGTGGTTCGTCGTCGACCCCGACGGCGACAAGATCACCACCAAGCCCAAGACCGGCGACGGCGGCTACTGACCTTCGGCCCGACCGGCCCATCAGCGCTCGGAGACTCCATGCCGTTCCCGTTCCCCACCCGTGCCGCGCGACTCGCCGCGGCCGGCGCCTGCGCGCTCGCCCTGACCACCCTCGTCGGATGTTCCGACGGGGGAGGCGGTGGCGGCGACGGTGCGACCGAGTCGGCCACCCGCTCCTCCGCGAGCGGCGGGACGCAGATCACGATCAAGGACTTCAAGTTCCAGCCCGCCTCCCTGACCGTCTCTCCCGGAGCGAAGGTCACCGTCGTCAACAAGGACTCGACCACGCACACCGTGACGGCGTCCAAGGGCGGATCCTTCGACACCGGAGACATCGCCCCCGGCAAGAGCGCCACCTTCACGGCACCGTCCACGGCGGGCGACTTCCCCTACACCTGCACGATCCACCCGTTCATGAAGGGCACGCTCACCGTCGAGTGAGCCCGGCCGGCGGCCCGGCCGGCCGCGAGAACGGAGACCTGCCATGTCATCACAGCCCACCGCTCCACCCCCGCGCCGAGGCGGCGCCGGCCAGGTCGTACGGGGTGCCGTGCGGGTGCTCGCCGCGGCCGGTCTCGCCGTGGACGCGTACCTGCACGCGCACCTCGCCGACCGCTACGACGCCATCGCGTCGAGTGTCGGCCAGGGCACCCTCTTCCGCCTCGAGGCGGCCCTCGCGGCACTGGCCGCCCTGCTCGTCCTCCTCTGGCGCCGCTTCCCCGGAGACCTCTTCGCCGCGTCGGTGGCGGTCGGCGGACTCGCCCTGCTGCTCGTGTACCGCTACGTGGACGTCGGCGAACTGGGGCCGATCCCGGACATGTACGAGCCGATCTGGTACGGCCAGAAGGAGGCCACCGCAGTCGCCCAGGCCGTCGCCGCGCTCGCCACGCTGTACCTGCTGCTCGTCCGCCCCCGAAGCGGTCGCGGCAACTGAGCCCGCGGGCACACCGCCGGACACCCGCCCGCGGGGGGTGTTGAGGACGAGCTTTCGGGCCGGACCGGAAGTCGGCTGCCCGTGCGCGGGAACCCTGTGCCCGTTGACGTGCTCGTACGCGTTGCCGCTCGGGCGGGCATCGGCCCCGGCCGTCCGGCGGGACGACCGGGGGCGCCGCGGCCTCGCCGGTCAGGCGTAGTGCCGGTACACCGCCCGTGCCACGCAGGCCGGCTTCTCGCTGCCCTCGACCTCCACGGTGAAGGTCAGCGCCATCTGCACCCCGTTGCCCTTGACCGCGTCGACCGAGTCGACCGCGCCGTGCAGGCGGATCTTCGCGCCGACCGGCACGGGGCTCGGGAAGCGCACCTTCTCCAGGCCGTAGTTGACGCTCATGGAGATGCCGGAGATCTCCAGCAGGTCGCCGAACATCGGGATGATCAGGGACAGGGTGAGGTAGCCGTGGGCGATGGGGCCGCCGAAGGGGCCGTGCTGGGCCTTCTCCGGGTCGGTGTGGATCCACTGGTGGTCGTCGGTGGCGTCGGCGAAGGTGTTCACGCGATCCTGCGTGATCTCGAGCCAGTCGGTACGGCCGAGGTCGCGGCCGGCGAGGGAGACGATGCCTTCGAGGCCCTGGGCGGTGGTGGTCACGGGGTGCTGCCTTTCCACGGGGTCGGGTTGGTGGGTTCGGGGGAGGGGGCCGGACGGGCCTCGCGCACTGCCGATTTGATGATCTTGCCGGAGGCCGTCCGGGGCAGTTCCGCGGCGAAGGCGACGGTCTTCGGGATCTTGTACTTGGCGAGCCGGCCCCGCAGAT from Streptomyces sp. CB09001 includes the following:
- a CDS encoding NAD(P)/FAD-dependent oxidoreductase, translating into MSARHDLVIVGGGPAGLATALHAARAGLDTVVVEPRPAPVDKACGEGLMPGAVRSLAALGLEVPGVPVSGIRYVQGARRVQAAFRHGPGMGVRRTDLHGVLHRAVLAAGVPVLPLRVGEVRQDHAGVSVPGTGLRSRWLVAADGLHSRVRRSLGLEVETRGAPRYGLRRHYAVAPWSPYVEVHWGSDAEAYVTPIGPRLVGIAVLTTRRASFTTQLEGFPTLAARLSPDRAVTSVRGAGPLRQRARTRAHGRILFVGDAAGYVDALTGEGVALALVGAEALVANLRRGTPGHYETDWRRATRRHRLLTELLLRARLQPALAPRIMPAAARLPRVFSAAVNALA
- a CDS encoding 3-oxoacyl-[acyl-carrier-protein] synthase III C-terminal domain-containing protein, encoding MDDMRVPVIVDHAPSPSPPPSPARRPTPPWEAGPRIAAVRCALPPHRYAQHELTGPIGDLCLSPGADRALLHRVHASAGVRTRHLALPIEQYAGLGDFGQSNDAWIEAGLALGEEALSGALREAGLAPADVDLLVFASITGVAAPSLDARLAGRMGLRPDVKRLPLFGLGCVAGAAGLARVHDHLRGHPDDTAVLLTVELCSLTLQRGDGSRANLVAGALFGDGAAALVARGDNTDGGGSSSSSSSATVAPSAGPRVVATRSHLYPGTEQLLGWEIGADGFRVVIDAGVPDIVRGHFGRQLRAFLAEHELTVDDIGTWICHPGGPRILSAVSETLGLSEDALDASRRSLAAVGNMSSVSVLHILEGIRARRTPESGTWGLLLAMGPGFCSELVLLRW
- a CDS encoding MaoC family dehydratase, with product MTTTAQGLEGIVSLAGRDLGRTDWLEITQDRVNTFADATDDHQWIHTDPEKAQHGPFGGPIAHGYLTLSLIIPMFGDLLEISGISMSVNYGLEKVRFPSPVPVGAKIRLHGAVDSVDAVKGNGVQMALTFTVEVEGSEKPACVARAVYRHYA
- a CDS encoding isoprenylcysteine carboxylmethyltransferase family protein, with amino-acid sequence MPWYTLLVLAVAAERVAELVVARRNAAWTLARAGVEHGRGHYPVMVALHTGLLACCLLEPLLADRPFLPALGWPMLALALLAQAVRWWCIATLGPFWNTRVIVVPGARPVGAGPYRFLRHPNYVAVVVEVAALPLVHSAWLTAAAFTAANAMLLTVRLRCENTALAQAAPA
- a CDS encoding cupredoxin family copper-binding protein produces the protein MPFPFPTRAARLAAAGACALALTTLVGCSDGGGGGGDGATESATRSSASGGTQITIKDFKFQPASLTVSPGAKVTVVNKDSTTHTVTASKGGSFDTGDIAPGKSATFTAPSTAGDFPYTCTIHPFMKGTLTVE
- a CDS encoding SulP family inorganic anion transporter, translating into MSAGARLWELLPRRTDVAQLRRSPRRDLLAGLTVAIVALPLALGFGISSGLGAEAGLATAVVAGALAAVFGGSNLQVSGPTGAMTVVLVPIVAEHGPSGVLAVGLMAGVLLVALAALRAGTYMRYVPAPVVEGFTLGIACVIALQQLPDALGVAKPEGERVLVVAWRALREFAQHPNWTAVALALSVAAVMLLGARRWPKVPFSILAVIAATAVARFAGLDGARPIGDLPSGLPAPSLAFLDLSALGSLLTPAVAVAALAALESLLSASVADGMTVGQRHDPDRELFGQGLANIAAPLFGGVPATGAIARTAVNVRAGASSRLSSFTHAVVLAVIVFTLAPLVSRIPLAALAGVLLATAVRMIEVGSLRAMARATRSDALILVLTAVATLALDLVYAVVIGLVVAGALALRAVAKQARLDQVPLDRGDHSAEEHALLAEHIVAYRIDGPLFFAAAHRFLLELAEASDVQVVILRMSRVTTVDATGALVLKDVVEKLNRRGIVVMASGIRSGQRRVLDSVGALDLLRPAGREYVTTPEAIRGARTHLEGAGLLPPRPAQVSGTAATETEQAV
- a CDS encoding UbiA family prenyltransferase, which produces MLRACHPEPTIAVTVFVSVLAVGAGRGPAGSAAVALAVLAGQLSIGWCNDAVDARRDTACRRGDKPVGTGELPRAAAAAAAGTALVLCVPLSLVCGLAAGAAHLVGVAAGWAYNLRLKRTVLSPLPYAVGFASLPAFVALGPPLSAWPAWWAMTAGALLGVGAHLANVLPDIEDDLATGVRGLPQRLHRSACRRLAPVVMSAAVGVLVVGPPGAAGVMDRVLTGAAVVAAVAGTAVRSGARSRWPFRAAIVVAGIAVTQLLLHAPDMS